In Alosa sapidissima isolate fAloSap1 chromosome 4, fAloSap1.pri, whole genome shotgun sequence, the following are encoded in one genomic region:
- the LOC121706522 gene encoding uncharacterized protein LOC121706522 yields MEVRGERGCFMEAMRAIFNTIRDRLRPRRARQRTKNYRICRNSAMAKSEKKIDPKKHLSSGLNTRLTKRNHSAETANVDTAERRMQEDGAPGELKERLKSSLRAVQVRRKPHWVLQRGWGQNKMEDTQAGEELQPTQPASEKVNMEDTLLEENLQPAEPASWVVAYGQMWQEITEQDGPVLCSNMPIIYSGSGSSCHFPAEWALDHLTSPEEQRSSENKDGPVSERANMEETEAGEDVQPGEPASWVVAYGQMWQEITEQDGPVLCSNMPIIY; encoded by the exons atggaggtgagaggagagcgTGGCTGCTTCATGGAAGCCATGAGAGCCATCTTCAATACCATCCGAGACCGGCTCAGACCAAGGAGGGCACGACAGAGGACAAAGAATTATAGAATCTGTCGCAACTCTGCCATGGCCAAGTCAGAGAAAAAGATTGACCCGAAGAAACATCTGTCATCTGGGCTGAACACCAGGTTGACCAAGAGAAACCACTCAGCTGAAACCGCTAACGTGGACACTGCTGAAAGAAGGATGCAGGAAGATGGAGCTCCTGGAGAACTTAAGGAAAGACTGAAGTCTTCTCTGCGGGCTGTTCAAGTGAGGCGCAAGCCACACTGGGTGCTCCAGAGAGGCTGGGGACAAAACAAGATGGAGGACACTCAGGCCGGAGAGGAACTTCAGCCTACTCAACCAGCCAGTGAAAAGGTCAATATGGAGGATACTCTGCTTGAGGAAAATCTTCAGCCTGCTGAACCAGCCA GCTGGGTTGTGGCCTATGGTCAGATGTGGCAGGAAATAACCGAGCAGGATGGTCCTGTGCTTTGCAGCAACATGCCCATCATATACT CCGGCTCTGGCTCCAGCTGCCATTTCCCGGCTGAATGGGCCCTTGACCATCTGACCTCCCCTGAGGAGCAGAGGTCATCAGAGAACAAGGATGGACCAGTCAGTGAGAGGGCAAACATGGAGGAGACTGAGGCCGGAGAGGATGTGCAGCCTGGTGAACCAGCAA GCTGGGTTGTGGCCTATGGCCAGATGTGGCAGGAAATAACCGAGCAGGATGGTCCTGTGCTTTGCAGCAACATGCCCATCATATACT GA